One window from the genome of Nicotiana tomentosiformis chromosome 5, ASM39032v3, whole genome shotgun sequence encodes:
- the LOC104112270 gene encoding isopentenyl-diphosphate Delta-isomerase I-like produces the protein MSLTTAPSFQIWRRFIAASPITCRSKVSISKSSLLKSHRRAASLRCYSSSSATRMADANMDAVQRRLMFEDECILVDENDRVVGHDTKYNCHLMEKIEAENLLHRAFSVFLFNSKYELLLQQRSATKVTFPLVWTNTCCSHPLYRESELIEENVLGVRNAAQRKLLDELGIPAEDVPVDQFTPLGRILYKAPSDGKWGEHELDYLLFTVREVNMKPNPDEVADVKYVNREQLKELLRKADAGEEGLKLSPWFRLVVDNFLFKWWDHLEKGTLEEVIDMKTIHKLT, from the exons ATGTCGCTGACAACTGCGCCTTCTTTTCAAATCTGGCGGAGGTTCATCGCAGCCTCCCCTATAACTTGTCGTTCAAAAGTATCCATATCCAAATCCTCTCTTCTTAAAAGCCATAGAAGAGCTGCCTCTCTCCGCTGCTATTCCTCTTCTAGTGCTACAAGAATGGCTGACGCTAACATGGACGCTGTTCAGCGCCGTCTCATGTTTGAAGACGA ATGTATTCTGGTGGATGAGAATGATCGTGTTGTTGGTCATGATACCAAGTACAATT GTCATTTAATGGAAAAGATCGAAGCTGAAAATTTGCTGCATAGAGCTTTCAGTGTATTTCTgtttaactcaaaatatgaattgCTTCTTCAG CAACGATCAGCAACAAAGGTGACCTTTCCTTTGGTATGGACTAACACCTGCTGCAGCCATCCACTCTACCGAGAGTCTGAGCTCATTGAGGAGAATGTTCTTG GGGTAAGAAATGCTGCACAAAGGAAGCTTCTTGACGAATTGGGCATTCCTGCTGAAGATGTCCCAGTTGACCAGTTCACCCCATTGGGTCGTATACTTTATAAAGCTCCATCCGATGGGAAGTGGGGAGAACATGAAC TTGATTATCTTCTATTCACGGTCCGTGAAGTTAACATGAAACCGAACCCGGATGAAGTTGCTGATGTTAAATACGTGAACCGAGAACAACTGAAAGAGCTCCTGAGGAAAGCAGATGCTGGAGAGGAAGGTCTGAAGCTATCCCCTTGGTTCAGACTTGTAGTTGACAACTTCTTGTTCAAGTGGTGGGATCATCTTGAGAAGGGAACCCTCGAGGAAGTCATAGATATGAAAACCATCCACAAATTGACTTAA
- the LOC104112272 gene encoding seipin-1 yields the protein MEEKDELEEKAQEEEEEYVDDNNDYEIKNNLPVQNSSSISWFTKMISLQVEIFTTILVSLVSPIFYILSFVSDFNFLRPEETEKNVAVAVNAAATVPSKVVHGSTLLLKKFGVGILGAAYVGMVLTTLLILSGVLGFGLVRMWAEEPVVLREQLYFDYADIHPKAVFSFAEYGVENYNHNFMMMKQKKNFGVPVGHTMYVSLFLLMPESDFNRDIGVFQLVSEALSAEGIIMARSSHPCMLRFRSLPIRLMREFIMSVPLVLGLTAETQRMIIPMLKHKEGTPRTEAIRITMIPRAGTLALPQLYQSEIILKSHPPWYKDLAYKWKWTFSVWTSMYMFITLLIILLNWCRPLVFPVIATSFRTHVDENLIVEASEEPQEKAREESDVSESVRRLRQSRRKRKAMLQQSVSPELADDSASSISVTREDTAESSE from the exons ATGGAGGAAAAAGATGAGCTTGAGGAAAAGGcacaagaggaagaagaagaatatgttGATGACAATAATGATTATGAAATCAAGAACAATTTACCAGTCCAAAACTCATCATCCATAAGTTGGTTCACAAAAATGATATCTTTACAAGTAGAGATCTTCACCACTATCTTAGTTTCTCTAGTTTCCCCCATTTTCTATATCCTCTCTTTTGTATCTGACTTCAACTTCCTCCGCCCTGAAGAAACTGAAAAGAACGTAGCTGTAGCTGTAAATGCTGCTGCTACAGTCCCTTCAAAGGTAGTACATGGAAgtactctgctgctcaagaaattTGGTGTTGGAATTCTTGGAGCTGCTTATGTTGGAATGGTTTTGACAACGTTGTTGATTTTGTCgggggttttgggatttgggttAGTGAGAATGTGGGCTGAAGAGCCTGTGGTATTGAGAGAGCAGCTCTATTTTGATTATGCAGATATTCATCCAAAAGCTGTGTTTTCTTTTGCTGAATATGGTGTGGAGAATTATAATCATAATTTTATGATGATGAAGCAGAAGAAGAATTTTGGTGTGCCAGTTGGACATACAATGTATGTTTCTTTGTTTCTACTGATGCCTGAATCTGATTTCAACAGAGATATTGGTGTTTTCCAG TTGGTTTCAGAAGCGTTATCAGCCGAGGGGATCATAATGGCAAGATCAAGTCATCCATGTATGTTGCGATTCAGAAGCCTGCCAATCCGTCTCATGAGAGAATTTATAATGAGTGTGCCCCTTGTACTTGGACTTACAGCTGAAACACAAAGGATGATCATTCCAATGTTAAAGCACAAGGAAGGTACTCCGAGGACAGAGGCAATCAGAATAACTATGATACCTCGAGCTGGAACTTTAGCCCTGCCCCAGCTTTATCAATCGGAGATCATATTGAAGTCTCATCCTCCTTGGTATAAAGACTTGGCGTACAAGTGGAAATGGACATTCTCAGTTTGGACCTCGATGTATATGTTCATTACTCTGCTCATAATTCTCCTCAACTGGTGTAGACCGCTCGTATTTCCAGTGATCGCAACAAGCTTTAGGACACACGTTGATGAGAATTTAATAGTCGAAGCATCGGAAGAACCACAAGAGAAAGCTCGAGAAGAAAGTGATGTGTCGGAGTCAGTAAGAAGATTGCGCCAGAGCAGAAGAAAGAGGAAGGCAATGCTTCAACAGAGTGTCTCGCCAGAGTTGGCGGATGATTCTGCATCAAGCATTTCTGTGACTAGGGAGGATACAGCTGAGTCAAGCGAGTAA